The following coding sequences are from one Paenibacillus tundrae window:
- a CDS encoding RNA 2'-phosphotransferase translates to MDLMKLSKKLSYALRHAPWEYELELDEEGWVEISQLLVALHESPQWKHVTEADLEKMIAVSEKKRHEIQAGRIRALYGHSTPHKIAKLPATPPATLYHGTPLRAVESIMEQGLQPRQRQYVHLSADMETATQVGRRRDDQPIILTIDAAKAAQDGIRFYHGNENIWLADHIPIQYIQQP, encoded by the coding sequence ATGGATCTGATGAAGTTGAGTAAAAAACTCTCTTATGCGTTGCGTCACGCTCCGTGGGAATATGAGCTGGAGTTAGACGAAGAGGGCTGGGTGGAGATCTCACAATTGCTTGTGGCGCTGCATGAGAGCCCGCAGTGGAAGCATGTGACGGAAGCGGATCTGGAGAAGATGATCGCAGTCTCGGAGAAAAAGCGACATGAGATTCAAGCTGGTCGGATTCGCGCCTTATATGGACATTCGACTCCACACAAGATTGCGAAATTACCTGCAACTCCCCCAGCGACGCTTTACCATGGTACGCCCTTACGTGCAGTAGAGTCCATTATGGAGCAGGGTTTACAGCCGAGACAACGGCAATACGTGCATCTATCCGCAGATATGGAAACTGCCACTCAGGTCGGACGCAGGCGGGATGACCAGCCTATTATTTTGACAATCGACGCTGCTAAGGCTGCCCAAGATGGAATACGGTTCTATCATGGAAATGAAAATATTTGGCTAGCTGATCATATTCCTATACAGTACATTCAGCAACCTTGA
- the imm48 gene encoding Imm48 family immunity protein: MTDFINADDINDVIIAAAANELEEMVNRICELIGTPLEQTTELERQVIAAFGFGAVYGITHRDQLREPQAHALSIRMLIKPFLYSEQQAVDFADDLIRVASDREAHPVMNTIIHRGIDGHYQFTQDDNEGLARNIQEILTAVRS; encoded by the coding sequence ATGACTGATTTTATTAACGCTGATGATATTAATGATGTAATTATAGCTGCTGCAGCGAACGAGCTGGAGGAGATGGTGAATCGAATCTGCGAACTGATTGGCACGCCGTTGGAGCAGACGACAGAACTGGAACGACAAGTTATTGCTGCTTTTGGATTCGGTGCTGTATATGGCATCACTCATCGGGATCAGCTTCGAGAGCCTCAAGCTCATGCCCTAAGTATTCGAATGCTAATCAAGCCGTTTCTTTATAGTGAACAACAGGCAGTAGACTTTGCCGACGACCTCATTCGAGTGGCTTCAGATCGTGAGGCTCATCCGGTCATGAATACAATTATTCATCGTGGCATTGATGGACACTACCAATTTACACAGGATGATAATGAGGGACTTGCACGGAATATACAAGAGATTTTAACGGCTGTACGCTCCTAA
- a CDS encoding nucleotidyl transferase AbiEii/AbiGii toxin family protein, with protein sequence MSEVKHLHQFSWGEKLIIALEALLRRASHVGMPFVLKGSLLTRQYLSNRDIRDAEDIDFLYMGKVEDDQQAKKLFTDWMIQVTELDLNDGVMFRSFRENAFWRRIDYAMADDFPTINTDLAYYFTSEPRQEDTYEEELFLDISFNLDMEAAPIPLTYQPLMGEPFVVPYTVPLSVQVAWKLHQTIVRPRFKDLYDLSFLLTHPTYDKQTLQQTLQTLVNECHIDPSITDAAIKKVLVDDLVDLRVELSEYDLRDYAGSLNIDYYYSEFATKLREIMNQAGINIHAYENLPGPTIHKR encoded by the coding sequence ATGTCTGAAGTGAAGCATCTACACCAGTTCAGCTGGGGAGAGAAATTAATTATTGCGTTAGAGGCACTGCTACGAAGAGCATCTCATGTAGGTATGCCATTTGTATTGAAAGGCAGCTTGTTAACAAGACAGTATTTAAGCAACCGAGATATTCGGGACGCGGAGGATATCGACTTTTTGTACATGGGTAAGGTCGAGGATGATCAGCAGGCCAAGAAACTTTTTACCGACTGGATGATCCAGGTCACGGAGCTTGATCTGAACGATGGTGTCATGTTTAGAAGTTTTCGCGAGAACGCCTTTTGGCGCAGAATTGATTACGCGATGGCGGATGACTTTCCAACGATTAATACCGATCTAGCTTATTATTTCACGAGTGAACCTAGACAGGAAGATACCTATGAAGAGGAGTTATTTCTGGATATTTCCTTTAATCTGGATATGGAGGCTGCGCCGATCCCACTCACGTACCAACCGCTTATGGGAGAGCCTTTTGTCGTTCCGTATACAGTTCCATTATCGGTTCAAGTTGCGTGGAAGCTGCATCAGACGATTGTTAGACCCCGGTTCAAGGACTTATACGATCTGAGCTTCCTGTTAACGCATCCCACGTATGACAAGCAGACACTGCAACAAACGTTACAGACGCTAGTCAACGAATGTCATATCGATCCATCCATAACGGATGCAGCGATCAAGAAGGTACTGGTGGATGACCTGGTTGATCTAAGAGTAGAGTTATCCGAGTATGATCTGCGAGATTATGCGGGAAGTCTGAACATAGACTATTATTATTCGGAGTTTGCGACGAAGCTGCGTGAGATCATGAACCAGGCAGGTATTAACATTCATGCTTACGAAAATCTTCCTGGCCCTACCATTCATAAAAGATAG
- a CDS encoding CbrC family protein: MTLEKTPFFRFQPHAYTNGIFEVNYEKKNCSVCKNTSDYIYYGPFYSIEDLNGICPVCIHNGKAWKDFNGFFQGGIEYRGSSLSVSYDESTNKFLYFLGYDEVSLSEEPAIEELLFRTPGYVSWQESYWLTENNFPLAFVKYLTIEEIEDKLLLLSEALNELYENYGFNRDSIFDDIGLYLFESLSNKGKYRIHIDNT, from the coding sequence ATGACTTTAGAGAAAACACCATTTTTTAGATTTCAACCTCATGCATACACAAATGGTATTTTTGAAGTCAATTATGAAAAGAAGAACTGCTCTGTTTGCAAAAATACTAGTGATTATATCTATTATGGTCCCTTTTATAGCATCGAAGATTTGAATGGAATTTGCCCAGTATGCATCCATAATGGGAAGGCTTGGAAAGATTTTAATGGTTTTTTTCAAGGTGGAATAGAATACAGAGGGTCTTCTCTATCGGTTTCTTATGATGAATCTACAAATAAGTTTTTATATTTTCTTGGTTATGATGAAGTCTCCTTATCAGAAGAACCTGCAATTGAAGAATTATTATTTAGAACCCCTGGATATGTGTCTTGGCAGGAGTCGTACTGGTTAACAGAAAACAACTTCCCTCTTGCTTTTGTGAAGTACCTAACAATAGAAGAAATAGAAGATAAATTATTATTGTTAAGTGAGGCATTAAATGAACTATATGAAAATTACGGTTTTAATAGAGATTCAATCTTTGATGATATAGGGTTGTATTTGTTTGAATCTTTATCAAATAAAGGGAAGTACAGAATACATATAGATAATACTTGA
- the imm47 gene encoding Imm47 family immunity protein produces MNSIWYGEKPYYSIQDIKDRILNADTEQDILFHLIDLFKLGDFTQKPLLFQLMNHTKNESVLNLCIRIFCSVCNHDDLLDPSNLRFLESANVEVINTFASAAVTSLSVEIVPYLLALLEEWDEIDETSIILRDSIDFYTDFEEELGEDATLEDIGQYYLEYRDDHDIGMYYYNLNFVFPGDLAKKMIERVLIAASTQQALELELIPSLLSVWSGKKVPGDYYTRINEKNYKNFITYVEDLSKKEWKRGVKYFYGYEC; encoded by the coding sequence ATGAACAGTATTTGGTATGGAGAAAAACCCTATTATAGTATTCAAGATATTAAAGATAGAATTTTGAATGCAGATACTGAGCAGGATATTTTATTTCATCTTATTGATCTTTTCAAATTAGGAGACTTCACACAAAAACCACTTTTGTTTCAACTAATGAATCATACTAAAAATGAATCTGTATTGAATCTTTGTATTAGAATATTCTGCTCGGTTTGTAATCATGATGATCTATTAGATCCAAGCAATCTTCGTTTTCTGGAAAGTGCTAATGTTGAGGTGATTAACACCTTTGCTTCTGCGGCAGTTACCTCGCTATCAGTCGAGATTGTTCCATATCTTCTAGCATTACTTGAAGAGTGGGATGAAATTGATGAAACTTCTATAATTTTAAGAGATTCAATTGATTTTTATACGGATTTTGAAGAAGAGCTGGGAGAGGATGCGACATTAGAAGATATTGGTCAATATTATTTGGAATATAGAGATGACCACGATATAGGAATGTATTATTATAATCTAAATTTCGTGTTTCCTGGTGACTTAGCTAAAAAAATGATAGAAAGGGTTTTAATAGCTGCTAGCACTCAACAAGCACTGGAGTTGGAGTTGATCCCATCATTGTTGTCTGTCTGGTCGGGAAAGAAAGTACCTGGAGATTACTACACAAGAATTAATGAAAAAAACTATAAGAATTTTATAACATATGTGGAGGATTTGTCGAAAAAAGAATGGAAGAGGGGAGTAAAGTATTTTTATGGTTATGAGTGTTAA
- a CDS encoding DUF6630 family protein, with amino-acid sequence MDEEDLVPLIFKDPEDVERILNDPEESLAYFSMLNYGLETKRFLFLDYKGEESHEIVNYILDYEFNHDIELGTPDELEELGEFDYKYLPEKIREVNKLISPKGYGLYTYPTTGDFYALFIAELEHKDALTQVDLLGDEDIPEKERHIQYYV; translated from the coding sequence ATGGATGAGGAAGATTTGGTGCCTTTGATTTTCAAAGATCCGGAAGACGTTGAACGTATCTTGAATGATCCAGAGGAGTCGCTTGCGTATTTCAGTATGCTGAACTATGGTCTGGAAACCAAAAGATTTTTGTTTTTGGATTACAAGGGAGAAGAGAGCCATGAGATCGTAAACTATATCTTAGATTACGAGTTCAATCACGACATTGAATTGGGAACCCCGGATGAACTGGAAGAGTTGGGAGAGTTCGACTACAAGTATCTTCCGGAGAAGATCAGAGAAGTTAACAAGTTGATCTCTCCAAAAGGATATGGTCTATACACCTATCCGACAACAGGTGATTTCTATGCGCTATTCATTGCTGAACTTGAACACAAGGATGCTTTAACGCAGGTTGATTTATTAGGGGATGAGGATATTCCTGAAAAAGAGCGACATATTCAGTATTATGTCTAA
- a CDS encoding immunity protein YezG family protein has product MEETLNHLYRQIAETVNEMIPEGWKKFYFYAQVSDDGGGTYFYYQPETEPDRYEHSLEIPFKYQVNEREFKLNKRKLLSLAEALRELFQEEGQELWYSFTLILDISGSLKVHFDYTNWFDTNYSFSDQLIIWKYKYLKEYPQDVDLQNLIARYTEEFPDNPI; this is encoded by the coding sequence ATGGAGGAAACACTGAATCATTTATATCGACAGATCGCTGAGACGGTTAATGAAATGATACCGGAGGGTTGGAAAAAGTTTTATTTTTATGCTCAGGTTTCTGACGATGGTGGAGGAACTTACTTTTACTACCAACCAGAAACAGAGCCTGATAGGTATGAACATAGTCTTGAGATTCCTTTTAAATACCAAGTAAACGAAAGAGAATTCAAATTAAATAAAAGAAAACTCCTGTCATTAGCAGAAGCATTGAGAGAATTATTTCAAGAAGAAGGGCAAGAATTATGGTATTCTTTTACGTTAATTTTGGATATATCCGGGAGTTTAAAAGTACACTTTGACTATACAAATTGGTTTGATACCAATTACAGCTTTAGTGACCAACTTATAATTTGGAAGTATAAATATTTAAAAGAATATCCTCAAGACGTGGATTTACAAAACCTAATAGCTAGATACACCGAGGAATTTCCTGATAATCCAATTTAA
- a CDS encoding DNA/RNA non-specific endonuclease, whose translation MSVVEAAVGMGNIRCISPYTLQNIQHLRIERSAGEHARLYLQGIIPEEHQDQDLNRLAKDETVSLVEIGEQGQEVRKLFQGLVLDVSIRRVQGIYILELEAVSYSYLLDIEPRIRSFQNKDQDCEDVIRQVLKVYPRSDVIDYVSGGSKLGALTLQYRETDWAFLRRLASRFGAAIIPEISADSPKLYIGVPDGRYTELPDQAYTLRRDMKALKEAWSVGATGVTEKDFTSYMIDTHRWLALGDTVLFHEEELKVAACVSETVGGLLRHTVTLSPESGIRQNEIRNDDIAGAALEGKIIGVTKDTVKVHLDVDASQSEAEASWMPYSAVYAGDGGGFYSMPESGSAVQVYFASGQESDAFAMGSVRRGSQPSPKTADPATKSWGTNYGKEMKMTDSEMSLIATEGSLFITLDGGGVTIQSNSGIVASGGQEITLESEKKIGIEAQETIFLQCGDSSMILDGMTDLKGSEVLLDGLIKMPVTVEDLEPVPEAPFVSEVQVEEEPEEEKKGFWGKVLDVTQTVLDVVGMIPVVGEVADLANAAIYAARGDYTNAALSAAAAIPFVGWAATGAKFAIKGAKLVKKAGKVVDSVVGAATKIADKAGQVAKAIGDLANKAGDAISGALGKVMTKAKGLASNFSPADLANKLKGKLDALMMKSPMLGNGLKMAGGMAKGFMQNLLMSEAMNYGLEQLSQYVDSDTMTKAMILMSMLSGKFKKNQNQGITSNNKGSGDKDKSKKDKDSGNKDKDKPKDTDKTKDKTKDEPNKPKPKDQETDKSKGKTGDNPKDSSTSDSKKDKNGDVDDSKQTGYETVKYGDHFTKKGRKKVLKPNVEYTSPDGYTYRTDSQGRIINCEGTLVLGKGDRSEYAQRTVGKGQGRKDDDDGGHLIGAQFKGPKDIDNLVPQNSNINRSGGLWYDMETDWANALKEDPPKKVTVKIEPIYSGNSMRPDAFEIVYEIEGKGITEKTIKNKSGGK comes from the coding sequence ATGAGTGTAGTGGAAGCGGCAGTGGGTATGGGGAATATCCGATGTATATCTCCATACACGTTGCAGAACATACAACATTTGCGGATCGAGCGGAGTGCAGGAGAACATGCTCGCTTGTATTTGCAAGGCATTATTCCAGAAGAGCATCAGGATCAAGATCTGAACCGGCTCGCCAAAGATGAGACCGTGTCGTTGGTGGAGATCGGAGAACAGGGGCAGGAAGTTCGCAAGCTGTTCCAAGGACTTGTACTGGATGTCAGCATCCGCCGAGTACAAGGGATATACATATTGGAGCTAGAGGCAGTGTCTTACTCATATCTGCTAGACATTGAACCTCGTATTCGTTCGTTCCAGAACAAGGATCAGGACTGTGAAGACGTCATTCGGCAGGTATTGAAGGTTTATCCGAGATCAGATGTCATTGATTATGTGAGTGGAGGCTCGAAACTAGGAGCCTTGACGCTGCAATATCGAGAGACGGATTGGGCTTTCTTACGCCGACTCGCGTCACGGTTCGGCGCAGCGATCATTCCGGAAATATCGGCTGACTCTCCTAAACTGTATATTGGCGTGCCAGATGGGCGGTATACAGAACTGCCAGACCAAGCATATACGCTAAGGCGAGATATGAAGGCGTTGAAAGAAGCTTGGTCGGTAGGTGCTACGGGCGTAACGGAGAAAGACTTCACGAGTTATATGATAGATACCCATCGCTGGTTGGCGCTTGGAGATACTGTGCTCTTCCACGAGGAGGAGCTGAAAGTAGCTGCTTGCGTAAGCGAAACGGTAGGAGGGTTGCTTCGCCATACGGTTACGCTTAGTCCAGAAAGTGGAATTCGGCAAAATGAAATCAGGAACGATGACATTGCCGGAGCAGCACTAGAAGGCAAAATTATCGGTGTTACCAAAGACACGGTAAAAGTCCATCTGGATGTGGATGCCTCCCAATCGGAAGCGGAAGCAAGCTGGATGCCTTATTCGGCTGTATATGCCGGAGATGGCGGTGGATTCTACAGCATGCCAGAATCCGGCTCAGCTGTTCAAGTGTATTTTGCTAGTGGTCAAGAGAGCGACGCATTCGCGATGGGTTCTGTGCGTCGGGGCAGTCAGCCTTCTCCCAAGACTGCAGATCCAGCAACGAAGAGCTGGGGAACGAATTATGGCAAAGAAATGAAAATGACGGATTCGGAAATGTCTCTAATTGCGACAGAAGGCAGTCTATTCATTACATTGGACGGCGGCGGGGTCACCATTCAGAGTAATAGCGGAATTGTAGCATCCGGTGGGCAGGAGATTACGCTTGAGAGCGAGAAGAAGATAGGGATTGAGGCACAGGAAACCATTTTCCTACAGTGCGGAGACAGCAGTATGATTCTGGATGGCATGACCGATCTGAAGGGCAGTGAAGTGCTGCTCGATGGCCTAATCAAAATGCCTGTAACGGTGGAGGATCTTGAGCCAGTACCAGAAGCGCCATTTGTGTCTGAGGTACAGGTGGAAGAGGAACCCGAAGAGGAGAAGAAGGGCTTCTGGGGAAAAGTGCTGGATGTGACTCAGACCGTACTGGATGTTGTCGGTATGATTCCGGTGGTCGGTGAGGTCGCAGACCTTGCCAATGCAGCCATCTATGCGGCTCGAGGAGACTATACCAACGCGGCGTTGTCCGCTGCCGCGGCGATCCCGTTCGTAGGCTGGGCAGCAACGGGTGCCAAGTTTGCCATCAAAGGCGCCAAGCTAGTTAAAAAAGCGGGTAAAGTGGTCGACAGTGTCGTAGGTGCAGCCACAAAGATTGCAGATAAGGCAGGTCAAGTTGCGAAGGCCATCGGTGATCTCGCCAATAAAGCTGGCGATGCCATCTCGGGTGCACTCGGAAAAGTCATGACCAAGGCGAAGGGACTTGCCAGTAACTTCAGTCCAGCAGATCTAGCGAACAAGCTCAAAGGCAAACTGGATGCTCTGATGATGAAGTCGCCAATGCTTGGGAACGGACTAAAAATGGCGGGCGGCATGGCCAAAGGCTTCATGCAGAATCTACTCATGAGTGAAGCGATGAATTATGGCTTGGAGCAATTAAGCCAATACGTCGATTCGGATACAATGACTAAAGCCATGATTCTGATGAGTATGCTAAGTGGCAAGTTCAAGAAGAATCAGAACCAAGGGATTACTTCCAATAATAAAGGTTCTGGTGATAAGGATAAGAGCAAGAAAGATAAGGATTCAGGTAACAAGGATAAGGATAAACCGAAAGACACAGATAAGACGAAAGACAAAACCAAGGATGAACCAAACAAACCTAAACCTAAAGATCAGGAAACGGACAAATCTAAAGGGAAAACGGGAGATAATCCGAAGGATTCGTCAACATCAGATTCCAAGAAAGATAAAAATGGTGATGTTGATGATTCTAAACAAACCGGTTATGAAACGGTTAAGTACGGAGATCACTTTACAAAGAAAGGTAGAAAAAAGGTTTTAAAACCGAATGTGGAATACACATCACCAGATGGTTACACTTATCGTACAGATAGCCAAGGACGTATTATTAATTGTGAAGGAACGCTTGTACTTGGTAAAGGCGATCGAAGTGAATATGCTCAGAGAACAGTAGGAAAAGGGCAAGGCAGAAAAGATGATGATGATGGTGGACACTTAATAGGAGCACAATTCAAAGGGCCGAAGGACATTGATAACCTTGTGCCACAAAATAGCAATATTAATCGGAGTGGTGGATTATGGTATGATATGGAAACGGATTGGGCGAATGCGCTTAAAGAAGATCCGCCGAAAAAGGTTACAGTAAAAATTGAACCAATCTATTCGGGTAATTCAATGAGACCAGATGCGTTCGAGATAGTCTATGAGATTGAGGGTAAGGGAATTACTGAAAAAACAATAAAAAATAAAAGCGGGGGCAAATAA
- a CDS encoding DUF4280 domain-containing protein, which yields MAEAIGATRPDVVDEGAGGPTYVVAGAILSCSCGTQLNRLKIPYSHGVHLKEKAQLNVADATPMIHIMPFGNCTSQLNPVVQTGEFDIEGVQKAPCIPSISTPWMEGKTDVLIENEPALLSTCMNMCLHGGYIQIEDDGQELGGSSIGGTTGFGGNIR from the coding sequence ATGGCTGAAGCGATTGGAGCGACGAGACCGGATGTAGTGGATGAAGGGGCTGGAGGCCCAACGTATGTTGTGGCCGGAGCGATCTTAAGTTGTTCTTGTGGTACACAGTTGAATCGATTGAAAATACCTTACAGCCATGGCGTGCATCTAAAGGAAAAAGCACAACTGAACGTGGCTGATGCAACACCGATGATTCACATTATGCCGTTTGGTAACTGTACCAGTCAATTGAATCCTGTCGTTCAGACAGGTGAATTCGATATTGAAGGTGTCCAGAAGGCACCCTGTATTCCTTCCATCTCTACACCATGGATGGAGGGCAAAACAGATGTGCTCATTGAGAATGAACCTGCACTGTTAAGTACCTGCATGAATATGTGTCTCCACGGAGGCTACATCCAGATTGAAGATGATGGTCAAGAGCTTGGAGGGTCTTCCATAGGCGGCACAACCGGGTTTGGCGGTAACATCAGGTAA
- a CDS encoding pentapeptide repeat-containing protein, producing the protein MLVTTALEHFKQEIVIPLRNRVMLQWEQVYQQNRERLKEEFIRHFAKQCQLVLDMQNIGEHGAVGHFTYSLLRTQLLEGKALYLTEAADETWLFDPSPIEGAYDASWAFGYLDIMLACWKEELERPGSSYTGSIAQPELERLLLREAEHGHAYVTHLIHQAMPEAVQCESFINLEKCPAIEVRVGEYLDVSESVYKTDAEPADEAEIRKWLAERTEEVYGYAALEHLDLAGGDYSGMDFRFSAFRDVAFGGSQFENSNLVNTVWEQCDLTDTRWNGSQMYGARFRNCRMVGALFHGIEARQGIPNSEIWDAPGFNPVSFAGADLREADFILADLQGADFREASFENTVFGVCNLADTDFRGTDVSKVDFTGSRLDRAQMDLGTSCRILDRPVVRIREGIDHMAGTMDQQLAQLLEKSLGQGGKLV; encoded by the coding sequence ATGCTCGTGACTACTGCGCTTGAGCATTTCAAGCAAGAGATTGTAATACCTCTGCGGAATCGTGTGATGCTGCAATGGGAGCAGGTCTATCAGCAGAATCGCGAACGACTGAAAGAAGAATTTATTCGGCATTTTGCCAAGCAGTGTCAGTTGGTACTGGACATGCAGAACATCGGTGAACATGGAGCCGTGGGACACTTCACGTATTCTCTACTTCGAACACAATTGCTAGAAGGGAAGGCTCTGTATTTGACAGAAGCTGCGGACGAAACGTGGTTATTCGATCCTTCTCCTATTGAGGGAGCTTACGATGCTTCATGGGCGTTTGGCTACCTAGATATTATGCTGGCTTGCTGGAAGGAGGAATTGGAGCGACCGGGATCTTCCTATACAGGCTCCATTGCACAACCAGAACTGGAACGCTTGTTATTACGAGAAGCAGAGCATGGACATGCTTATGTAACTCATCTGATCCACCAAGCGATGCCGGAGGCCGTGCAATGCGAATCATTTATTAATCTAGAGAAGTGTCCTGCTATTGAAGTACGTGTAGGTGAATATTTGGATGTCAGTGAGTCGGTATACAAAACAGATGCTGAACCTGCGGATGAAGCCGAGATTCGAAAGTGGCTTGCTGAAAGAACAGAAGAAGTCTACGGCTATGCAGCCTTAGAACATCTGGATCTGGCTGGAGGAGACTACAGTGGAATGGATTTCCGTTTCTCAGCGTTTCGAGATGTTGCGTTTGGCGGAAGTCAATTCGAAAATAGCAATCTGGTAAACACGGTGTGGGAACAATGTGACTTAACGGACACTCGCTGGAATGGCAGCCAGATGTACGGCGCCCGGTTCCGAAACTGCAGGATGGTTGGCGCTCTATTTCATGGAATTGAAGCAAGGCAGGGGATACCTAATTCAGAGATCTGGGACGCACCTGGATTCAACCCAGTTTCCTTCGCAGGGGCGGATCTAAGAGAAGCTGACTTTATACTGGCAGATCTTCAAGGAGCCGATTTTAGAGAAGCATCGTTTGAAAACACCGTGTTTGGCGTATGCAATTTGGCTGATACGGATTTTCGAGGGACAGATGTATCTAAAGTGGATTTCACAGGTTCCCGTTTGGACAGAGCGCAAATGGATCTTGGAACTTCTTGCCGCATTCTGGATCGCCCGGTAGTACGGATACGAGAAGGAATAGATCATATGGCTGGCACAATGGATCAACAGTTAGCGCAATTATTGGAGAAGAGCTTAGGGCAAGGAGGAAAGCTCGTATGA
- a CDS encoding contractile injection system protein, VgrG/Pvc8 family — MSIEALSYKNVRVSPFEVISLRELTITKQMNEHARVRFTGIVDEEKKDSYVRLSGSDTLVEISQVDDQGSTSVLFSGLILNVSVMVQGGVYLLEVEGISHTHELDIRKKSRSFQNHGMTYPQLLDQIAAGYPNIDIMDAATDGAAIGKFTLQYEETDWQFLKRIASRLRTGLMPASVFDTPKFYFGLFDTSSKGKLQDFNYRVRKRMDKFRYTSQNTKVEVGEEDYVYYEVETNRVLDLGNAIEFKGKLLYVYEAFTEMKNGLLKHRYTLSTHRGLRQNTFYNDKIIGVSLQGVVIGISKDKLKIHLQIDQAQNEGEAHAFPYQSVYTAEGNSGWYVMPEKGDHVRVYFPGNKEEEGVATSSVRQNSDEGESNKLSNPDHKYFRTAAGKELKMTPEEVIVTGKDGEIFIRLSEGGGIEIISSQQITIFAKEDIMMNAEKSIVFSAKEEISLTCKESNIKMDGTTSLVGTELKTN, encoded by the coding sequence ATGAGCATTGAAGCCTTATCTTACAAAAATGTGAGAGTGAGTCCATTTGAGGTAATTAGTCTTCGTGAGTTAACGATTACTAAACAGATGAATGAGCACGCTCGTGTGAGATTCACGGGAATTGTAGATGAAGAGAAGAAGGATTCTTATGTACGGTTAAGTGGTTCCGATACACTTGTGGAGATTAGCCAAGTCGATGATCAAGGCAGTACATCTGTATTGTTCAGCGGTCTAATCCTTAATGTTAGCGTTATGGTGCAGGGCGGCGTCTACTTACTTGAAGTCGAGGGTATCTCCCATACCCATGAACTCGATATCCGTAAGAAAAGTCGTTCTTTTCAAAACCACGGTATGACATATCCCCAGCTATTGGATCAGATTGCGGCTGGTTACCCTAATATCGATATTATGGATGCGGCGACGGACGGAGCAGCGATTGGAAAGTTTACTCTTCAGTATGAGGAGACGGATTGGCAATTTCTGAAGCGAATTGCATCTCGACTGCGGACAGGACTCATGCCTGCTTCCGTATTTGATACACCCAAATTTTATTTTGGTTTGTTCGATACTTCATCTAAAGGCAAGCTGCAGGATTTTAACTACAGAGTTCGCAAACGGATGGATAAGTTCCGATACACTTCTCAGAACACGAAGGTTGAGGTGGGTGAGGAGGACTATGTGTATTACGAGGTTGAGACGAACCGTGTACTTGATCTGGGAAATGCCATTGAATTTAAAGGCAAGCTGCTGTACGTATATGAAGCTTTTACGGAAATGAAAAATGGACTATTAAAGCACCGTTATACACTGAGTACTCACCGGGGTCTCAGACAAAATACATTTTATAACGATAAGATTATTGGGGTTTCCTTGCAAGGTGTCGTTATCGGTATTAGCAAAGATAAATTGAAGATACATCTGCAAATCGATCAAGCTCAGAATGAGGGTGAGGCACATGCTTTTCCTTACCAATCTGTGTATACCGCAGAAGGAAACAGTGGTTGGTACGTTATGCCGGAGAAAGGCGATCATGTGCGGGTGTATTTCCCTGGTAACAAGGAAGAGGAAGGGGTAGCTACAAGCTCGGTACGTCAGAACTCGGATGAGGGGGAGAGCAACAAGCTGAGCAACCCAGATCACAAATACTTCCGTACGGCAGCAGGGAAGGAATTGAAGATGACACCTGAAGAGGTGATTGTTACTGGCAAGGATGGGGAGATCTTTATTCGTCTCAGTGAAGGCGGGGGGATTGAGATTATTAGTAGTCAGCAGATCACGATCTTTGCTAAGGAAGATATTATGATGAATGCTGAGAAAAGCATTGTGTTCTCTGCGAAGGAAGAAATAAGTCTAACCTGCAAAGAGAGTAATATCAAAATGGATGGTACGACCTCTCTAGTAGGAACTGAATTGAAAACCAATTAA